Proteins encoded within one genomic window of uncultured Desulfobacter sp.:
- a CDS encoding thioesterase family protein, which yields MKPKPFKPEITGENTPYVKDRTTGLTWHRTSHRTLYADTDRSQVVYHANYLRFFEQGRADLMRDIAYPYREIEESGFVYPIIETKLNYFAPLYYDDLMWIHTRPAGLERVKLQFDYVITSHTYDQIICKGYTRHCATNAQGIPVGVDEKTVRVWTQFPG from the coding sequence ATGAAACCCAAACCGTTTAAACCCGAGATCACAGGTGAAAACACCCCTTATGTAAAGGACCGGACCACAGGGCTGACCTGGCACCGAACCAGCCATAGAACCCTTTATGCAGACACGGATCGCTCCCAGGTGGTGTACCATGCCAATTACTTGAGGTTTTTCGAGCAGGGCAGGGCTGATTTGATGCGGGACATCGCCTACCCTTACCGGGAAATCGAAGAGAGCGGGTTTGTCTATCCCATCATTGAGACCAAGCTGAACTATTTTGCCCCGCTGTATTATGACGACCTGATGTGGATTCATACCCGTCCTGCCGGGTTAGAACGGGTTAAGCTTCAGTTTGATTACGTGATCACAAGCCACACCTATGACCAGATTATCTGCAAGGGATATACCCGGCATTGCGCCACCAATGCCCAAGGCATACCCGTTGGCGTGGATGAGAAAACCGTCCGGGTTTGGACTCAGTTTCCCGGATAG
- a CDS encoding beta-ketoacyl-[acyl-carrier-protein] synthase family protein, whose protein sequence is MKAPLNRRVFVLGYGAATPLGATFDLTFENAVAGKSGFRKITRCEVKSLSNVVGEIPDWDPVASGMFEKKEAHNWNAAFVLLTVAVCREALAHAGIVMEPEIGRRTACLIGSALNGMDAFKIASDKYANAGPLRVSPYLLPNLCGNMPASKAGIDLGFTGPLFSPQGACASGNHAIGMGARMIRDGDVDVVLAGGVDTPLVPEIVQGFANMGATIKINPEDRAYEDPGQASRPFSCDRKGMVLSEGCGVVVLAAEEVAKAHGLKPRAEVAGVGWTSDAFHFTSPNLETIVRAMHQAIDDARIAPRDIRYINAHGTSTFKGDMSEADCLRQVFGHHLGQIPVSSNKSQLGHTLGAAAAIEAALSIEAMQMGMVLPTINHKPAPEFDDLDVVPDTFRAHPHDFLLSNAYGFGGTNCCIVFKGM, encoded by the coding sequence ATGAAAGCTCCATTAAACAGGCGGGTTTTTGTTTTAGGATACGGGGCGGCCACTCCGTTAGGGGCAACCTTTGACCTGACCTTTGAAAATGCCGTGGCCGGCAAATCAGGGTTCAGAAAAATCACCCGGTGTGAGGTAAAATCACTGAGCAATGTGGTGGGCGAAATACCTGACTGGGATCCTGTGGCAAGCGGGATGTTTGAAAAAAAAGAAGCCCACAACTGGAATGCGGCGTTTGTGCTGTTGACCGTGGCTGTGTGCCGGGAGGCCCTGGCCCATGCCGGTATTGTTATGGAACCTGAAATCGGTCGGCGGACTGCCTGTTTGATCGGATCCGCCCTGAATGGCATGGATGCCTTCAAGATTGCCTCGGATAAATATGCCAATGCAGGGCCTTTGCGGGTCAGCCCCTATCTTTTGCCCAACCTGTGCGGCAACATGCCCGCAAGCAAGGCCGGTATTGACTTGGGCTTTACAGGGCCTTTGTTCTCACCCCAGGGGGCGTGCGCGTCGGGCAACCACGCCATCGGCATGGGGGCCAGGATGATCCGGGACGGTGATGTGGATGTGGTGCTGGCAGGCGGCGTAGATACGCCCCTGGTGCCGGAGATCGTCCAGGGATTTGCCAACATGGGGGCTACCATAAAAATCAATCCCGAGGACCGGGCCTATGAAGACCCGGGCCAGGCCAGCCGTCCGTTCAGCTGCGACCGCAAGGGCATGGTACTCTCCGAAGGGTGCGGCGTGGTGGTGCTGGCCGCAGAAGAGGTGGCAAAGGCCCACGGACTTAAACCCCGGGCAGAAGTGGCAGGGGTCGGCTGGACCTCGGATGCCTTTCATTTTACCAGCCCCAACCTTGAGACCATAGTAAGGGCCATGCACCAGGCCATTGACGATGCCCGGATTGCCCCCCGGGATATCCGGTACATTAATGCTCACGGCACCTCCACCTTTAAGGGCGACATGTCAGAGGCCGACTGCCTAAGGCAGGTATTCGGACACCATTTGGGACAGATCCCCGTATCCTCTAATAAGTCCCAGCTGGGCCACACATTAGGGGCAGCCGCCGCCATTGAGGCCGCATTGAGCATTGAGGCCATGCAGATGGGTATGGTGCTTCCCACCATTAATCATAAGCCCGCCCCTGAATTTGACGACCTGGATGTGGTGCCCGATACCTTCAGAGCCCATCCGCACGATTTTTTATTGTCCAATGCCTACGGGTTTGGCGGAACCAATTGCTGTATTGTATTTAAAGGGATGTAA
- a CDS encoding beta-ketoacyl-[acyl-carrier-protein] synthase family protein — protein MRASNRQAVILGYDAVCPLGSRFPDAWEKALKGDSGIGALTRFPVDDDFPVRIAGEVDSIDDLDYPFLKPRERAKWTSPIFKHAMLTTSRAIERSGIEITPDIAPRIAITYSSALGGLDAALEADRRLVKEKRLPKPFTNPNACINMVGGKVSILTGATGPITATISACATGSTSMIIGAMFIEQGLCDVAICGAVDFALVPTIIAGFYTMNGIFFPKPGEDVPARAASRPFSNNRRGFVVSEGAGAVILAAREFAQTWGLKYHAALAGWGMTSDAHHVVAPHLPTVTRCMELALEHAGISPQAVSSVNAHATATPVGDKVEYDALSAVFGKKIPPVTANKSMIGHAMGASSAIETIFAVQGMIDGKIPPTINYNPDPGMAFDCVTDNARCLDQPYVLKNAFGFGGCNACIVLEKV, from the coding sequence TTGAGAGCATCAAATAGACAGGCGGTAATTCTGGGGTATGACGCGGTTTGCCCCTTGGGGAGCCGGTTTCCTGATGCCTGGGAAAAGGCGCTGAAGGGAGACAGCGGTATCGGGGCGTTGACCCGGTTTCCCGTGGATGACGATTTTCCGGTGCGTATTGCCGGCGAAGTGGACAGCATTGATGATCTGGATTATCCGTTTTTAAAACCCAGGGAACGTGCAAAATGGACTTCGCCCATTTTTAAACATGCCATGCTGACCACATCCCGGGCCATTGAGAGAAGCGGGATTGAGATCACCCCTGATATTGCCCCCAGAATTGCCATCACCTACAGTTCAGCCCTGGGCGGGTTGGATGCCGCGCTCGAGGCAGACCGCAGGCTGGTGAAGGAGAAACGGCTGCCCAAACCCTTTACCAATCCCAATGCCTGTATTAATATGGTGGGGGGCAAGGTCTCTATTCTCACCGGTGCCACAGGTCCCATTACCGCTACTATTTCAGCCTGTGCCACAGGGTCCACTTCAATGATCATCGGTGCCATGTTCATTGAACAGGGGCTGTGCGATGTCGCCATCTGCGGTGCCGTGGATTTTGCCCTGGTGCCGACCATCATTGCCGGGTTTTACACCATGAACGGCATTTTTTTTCCAAAGCCCGGGGAGGATGTCCCGGCCCGGGCGGCAAGCCGTCCGTTTTCTAACAATCGAAGAGGGTTCGTGGTCTCCGAAGGGGCCGGTGCCGTGATTCTGGCTGCCCGGGAGTTCGCCCAGACCTGGGGATTGAAATATCATGCGGCCCTTGCCGGATGGGGCATGACTTCGGATGCCCACCATGTGGTGGCGCCTCATTTGCCCACGGTAACACGGTGTATGGAATTAGCACTTGAGCATGCTGGGATTTCCCCGCAAGCGGTCTCCAGCGTTAATGCCCATGCCACCGCCACTCCAGTGGGGGACAAGGTGGAGTATGATGCGCTGTCGGCAGTCTTTGGCAAAAAAATTCCGCCGGTGACAGCCAACAAATCCATGATTGGTCACGCCATGGGGGCATCCAGCGCCATTGAGACTATTTTTGCCGTTCAGGGAATGATTGACGGAAAGATCCCTCCCACCATCAACTATAACCCGGACCCTGGCATGGCGTTTGACTGCGTTACAGATAATGCAAGATGCCTGGACCAGCCGTATGTGTTGAAAAATGCATTTGGATTTGGCGGATGCAATGCCTGCATTGTGCTGGAAAAAGTTTAA
- a CDS encoding lysophospholipid acyltransferase family protein, whose protein sequence is MESQSPNAVNETKPKGLAILSFVRDLVITLLLWVYFIFGFLLFFSPFYLIAFVCSPIREAAIQRLNCLFYRGFFVLVRMLIPGLGMHIDPKVKNLENCIIVCNHVSYLDPLVMISLFRRHKTIVKATFFKVPVFGWVLRAAGYIPSMPKGRMAGLMVKQTKTLAFFLEKGGILFVFPEGTRNRNARKGTLAFHRGVFKMARLCKAPINVLVIRNTDKLFTPGRFLFHTDFSGAISVELAGTIQPDYDKENVSTAGLMEQAGTILTEKQRTSP, encoded by the coding sequence ATGGAATCCCAATCTCCAAACGCAGTGAACGAAACAAAACCCAAAGGCCTGGCTATTTTGTCATTTGTGCGGGATTTGGTCATTACTTTGCTGTTGTGGGTGTATTTCATTTTTGGATTTCTTTTGTTTTTTTCTCCGTTTTACCTGATTGCCTTTGTTTGTTCACCCATACGGGAAGCAGCCATTCAACGTCTTAATTGTTTATTTTACAGGGGCTTTTTTGTTCTGGTCCGCATGCTTATACCGGGCCTTGGCATGCACATCGATCCCAAAGTTAAAAATCTTGAAAACTGCATCATTGTCTGCAATCATGTTTCCTATTTGGATCCTTTGGTGATGATCAGTTTGTTCCGGCGTCATAAAACCATTGTTAAAGCCACCTTTTTCAAGGTGCCGGTTTTTGGCTGGGTTTTAAGAGCGGCAGGCTATATCCCATCCATGCCCAAGGGACGGATGGCCGGTTTGATGGTAAAACAGACCAAGACCCTTGCATTTTTTCTTGAAAAGGGCGGCATCCTTTTTGTGTTTCCCGAAGGCACCCGGAACCGCAACGCCCGAAAGGGGACTCTGGCATTTCATCGTGGTGTGTTTAAAATGGCACGGCTTTGCAAGGCTCCCATAAATGTATTGGTGATCCGAAACACCGACAAATTGTTCACCCCCGGGCGGTTTTTATTTCACACCGATTTTTCCGGGGCTATCAGCGTTGAACTTGCCGGTACGATCCAACCGGATTATGATAAAGAAAACGTATCTACAGCAGGACTGATGGAACAAGCCGGAACAATTTTAACCGAAAAACAAAGGACATCTCCTTGA
- a CDS encoding beta-ketoacyl synthase N-terminal-like domain-containing protein, whose product MDRRVVITGYGVISPIGESEDEILRHLTQGISGVKKLEDDGFLSGFIQSGVYGRIDYPKEYSFERNHRKTMGPVAFVACESARRAIEQSGLDKEFLTSGQVGVAFGSIHGSPFVQRQIMKTYFKDKNEGDTGINAADFLKSMAHTTAVNITKMFGISGRVISPCTACTTSSQSIGFGYEAIRFGMQEAMVCGGADEYDTSTVAVFDNLRACSTRFNDTPHLTPRPFDIRRDGLVVGEGAGALVLESLDHAKQRGATILGEVVGFASNNNGGDMILPNLAGITQTLTLALADAQIASEDVDFISAHATATRQGDTIEAMAIHDVYGDKTRVTGLKSYMGHTIAACGAIETIITLMMMKHGFIPPTLNLDTVDESCSMINHTQQLLDEKINTASVQNFAFGGVNTALVLKKFS is encoded by the coding sequence ATGGACCGCAGAGTCGTTATAACAGGGTATGGCGTCATTTCTCCCATCGGGGAGAGCGAGGATGAGATCCTCCGGCATCTGACCCAGGGCATTTCCGGGGTTAAAAAACTTGAAGATGACGGGTTCCTGTCCGGATTTATCCAGTCCGGTGTGTATGGCAGGATTGATTATCCCAAAGAATATTCCTTTGAACGAAACCATCGAAAAACCATGGGGCCGGTGGCATTTGTTGCATGTGAGTCCGCCCGGCGGGCCATTGAACAATCCGGCCTGGATAAGGAATTTTTAACTTCGGGGCAGGTTGGTGTAGCCTTTGGCTCCATCCACGGCAGCCCCTTTGTCCAGCGCCAGATTATGAAAACCTATTTTAAGGACAAAAACGAGGGTGATACAGGGATTAATGCCGCTGATTTTCTAAAATCCATGGCCCACACCACAGCCGTGAACATCACAAAGATGTTTGGGATATCCGGCCGGGTCATTAGCCCCTGTACGGCCTGCACCACCAGCAGCCAATCCATTGGTTTCGGGTACGAAGCCATCCGGTTCGGCATGCAGGAGGCTATGGTGTGCGGCGGTGCCGATGAATATGACACCTCAACCGTGGCTGTCTTTGACAACCTTCGGGCCTGCTCCACCCGCTTCAATGACACCCCCCACCTTACACCGAGGCCCTTTGACATCCGGCGGGACGGCCTGGTGGTGGGTGAAGGGGCAGGCGCCCTTGTGCTGGAGTCCCTGGACCATGCGAAACAGCGGGGTGCAACCATCCTGGGCGAGGTTGTGGGGTTTGCCTCCAACAACAACGGAGGGGACATGATTTTGCCAAACCTGGCGGGGATTACCCAGACGTTGACTCTGGCCCTGGCCGATGCGCAAATCGCAAGTGAGGATGTCGATTTCATCAGCGCCCATGCCACAGCAACACGCCAGGGCGATACCATTGAAGCCATGGCCATCCATGATGTGTATGGAGATAAAACACGGGTGACAGGCCTGAAAAGCTACATGGGGCATACCATTGCCGCCTGCGGGGCCATTGAAACCATCATCACCCTGATGATGATGAAGCACGGGTTTATTCCGCCCACCCTTAATCTTGACACCGTGGATGAATCCTGTTCCATGATCAACCATACACAGCAGTTGCTCGACGAGAAGATCAACACGGCATCTGTGCAGAATTTTGCCTTTGGCGGGGTGAATACTGCCCTTGTATTAAAGAAATTCAGTTGA
- a CDS encoding AMP-binding protein, translating to MKPNSVQHLTEQAVADLLEGNGAPERPFCGQSSYADIRAMAHAILDQCPATGDQKRYLAVFSTDRAVTAAAIIARLAGGPILVLPHDISDEALMDLAGDPEHTWVVTDPGRTLPKRVKALVVTPDDHHCNTVPLNVTIDPDAPLLKLYTGGSTGKPAIWTKTVANIMGEALFQVKTHDICQDDVVVATVPPYHIYGLLFSVAAPMLAGARVEDQTCGFPHEIINLVTDTAATILVSVPAHFRALKGHDFPDHSLRLAFSSAGVLDETDERDFRQRNNVVVMEVYGSTETGGIAFRCRGRDETLFSSFSVIETQIAQETLKIRSPFVSPEIVRDDLGFYLVPDRVKSYPGNTFAILGRSDTVVKIAGIRVDLDQVRAVLKNMDGVRDALVLTKPVPRGRAFDICALVEGDCTHADIRQFFSGRLEAVAHPRRIKVVDHMPMTRSGKYDRAAVAALFETEVG from the coding sequence ATGAAACCAAATAGCGTGCAGCATTTGACAGAACAGGCTGTGGCCGATCTTTTAGAGGGCAACGGTGCGCCTGAGAGACCTTTTTGCGGGCAAAGCTCTTATGCTGACATCCGTGCCATGGCCCATGCCATTCTTGATCAGTGCCCTGCAACAGGTGATCAAAAAAGATATCTTGCCGTATTTTCCACGGACAGGGCTGTTACCGCCGCCGCCATTATTGCTCGGCTGGCTGGCGGGCCTATACTGGTTTTGCCCCATGACATTTCAGACGAGGCGCTTATGGATCTGGCAGGTGACCCGGAACATACATGGGTGGTGACGGATCCGGGCCGGACTTTGCCCAAGCGCGTCAAAGCACTTGTCGTTACACCGGATGACCACCACTGCAACACCGTCCCCTTAAACGTCACCATTGATCCGGATGCCCCTTTGCTTAAACTGTATACCGGCGGCTCAACCGGAAAACCGGCCATATGGACAAAGACCGTGGCCAATATCATGGGCGAAGCCCTGTTCCAAGTGAAAACCCATGACATCTGTCAAGATGACGTGGTGGTTGCCACGGTACCGCCCTATCATATTTACGGTCTGCTGTTTTCCGTGGCTGCCCCAATGCTTGCAGGCGCAAGGGTGGAGGATCAAACCTGCGGCTTTCCCCATGAAATTATCAATCTGGTCACGGATACGGCGGCAACCATTCTGGTCAGTGTCCCGGCCCATTTCAGAGCCTTGAAAGGCCATGATTTTCCGGATCATAGTCTGCGCCTGGCATTCTCTTCGGCGGGCGTCCTGGACGAAACGGATGAAAGGGATTTTCGCCAAAGAAATAATGTTGTTGTAATGGAAGTTTACGGGTCAACAGAAACCGGCGGCATTGCCTTTAGATGCCGGGGACGCGATGAGACTCTTTTTTCGTCTTTCAGCGTCATTGAAACCCAGATTGCACAAGAAACTTTAAAAATTCGATCCCCTTTTGTCTCTCCTGAAATTGTTCGGGATGATTTGGGGTTTTACCTGGTACCGGACAGGGTAAAATCATATCCCGGCAACACATTTGCTATCCTTGGCAGATCGGATACGGTTGTAAAAATTGCAGGCATTCGGGTGGACCTGGATCAGGTTCGGGCGGTTTTAAAAAACATGGATGGTGTCAGAGATGCTTTGGTCCTGACAAAGCCTGTTCCCCGGGGCAGAGCCTTTGACATTTGTGCCCTTGTGGAAGGGGACTGCACCCATGCGGATATCCGGCAATTTTTTTCCGGGCGGCTTGAGGCCGTAGCACATCCTAGAAGGATTAAGGTTGTAGACCACATGCCCATGACCCGTTCCGGAAAGTATGACAGGGCTGCTGTTGCCGCCTTGTTTGAAACGGAGGTCGGCTAA
- a CDS encoding response regulator transcription factor, translated as MLKILIADDHAIVRKGLKQILSNNPDMTVAGEADSGAQALEMIRKEDWDVVLLDISMPDGNGLDTLKQVKKEKPDLPILMLSIYPEDQYAIRTIKAGVSGYLTKDSAPEELVEAIRKVAGGGKYISATLSEKLAEYLEKKSERALHENLSDREYQVMVMIAAGKTVSQVAEEMCLSVKTISTNRSRALAKMGMENNAQFTHYAVKKGLVS; from the coding sequence ATGCTGAAAATTCTTATTGCAGATGATCATGCCATTGTGCGCAAAGGACTTAAGCAGATTCTGTCCAATAATCCGGATATGACCGTGGCCGGCGAGGCGGATAGCGGGGCGCAGGCGCTGGAGATGATCCGCAAAGAGGATTGGGATGTGGTCCTGCTGGATATCAGTATGCCTGACGGCAATGGGCTGGATACGCTGAAGCAGGTGAAGAAGGAAAAGCCGGACCTGCCGATTCTAATGCTCAGCATTTATCCGGAAGATCAGTATGCCATCCGAACCATCAAAGCCGGTGTATCCGGCTACCTGACCAAAGACAGCGCCCCCGAAGAACTGGTTGAGGCGATTCGGAAAGTGGCCGGTGGCGGTAAATACATCAGTGCCACGTTATCGGAAAAACTGGCCGAATATCTGGAGAAAAAATCGGAACGTGCGCTTCATGAAAATTTATCAGACCGGGAATACCAGGTTATGGTCATGATTGCTGCAGGAAAAACCGTATCCCAGGTTGCCGAGGAGATGTGTTTGAGTGTGAAAACCATCAGTACCAATCGCTCCCGGGCGTTGGCCAAGATGGGTATGGAGAATAACGCTCAGTTTACTCATTATGCGGTGAAAAAAGGCCTTGTCTCGTAA
- a CDS encoding histidine kinase, with the protein MVFSGISKPGLRLKLTALIECLVVALVLGIGVVSTFREKKTLENELHKRGYALAADLARFTAGPVLSRDLPTLRRFVNHSMAQEYVLYVMIVDNKKQIVMHSDLRYVGKDISQYRLEPLARHLDLLAPIRIADALLGNVVLGYSYMAVEKEINTAVKQILMLGAVAITLGGIMAYVLAWFIAAPIKRIRDATKQLAAGNQPAFIEIKSADEIGALAQSFNDMATELTRHRTHLQNLVDERTKALRELALHIQLAKEEEAKRIAGEIHDELGQSLTALKIDLHWLKGQLPENVPGVQDKICIMLRLIGETINSVRKISSQLRPVLLDDFGLSAAMEWQAKEFSDRTGISSYFFSRPENIVPRQDHAVALFRVFQEALTNVARHAGATRVKAGLWETSNTLVMEVCDNGVGIKNSQMLDTRSFGVIGMHERVKRLGGELEIHGQSGQGTTLRAWIPKGDT; encoded by the coding sequence ATGGTATTTTCCGGCATAAGCAAACCCGGCCTGCGGCTGAAACTGACTGCATTGATCGAATGTCTGGTTGTGGCACTTGTTCTTGGCATCGGTGTTGTGTCGACGTTTCGTGAAAAAAAGACCCTTGAAAATGAGCTGCACAAGCGCGGGTATGCCCTGGCGGCTGATCTGGCCAGATTTACTGCCGGGCCGGTTCTCAGCCGGGACCTGCCGACTTTAAGACGGTTTGTCAATCATTCCATGGCCCAGGAGTACGTGCTGTATGTCATGATTGTGGACAATAAGAAACAGATTGTGATGCACAGTGACCTTAGGTATGTGGGTAAGGACATTTCCCAGTATCGGCTTGAACCCCTGGCGCGCCATCTTGATCTTTTAGCCCCGATCCGGATTGCAGACGCCTTGCTGGGAAATGTTGTTCTGGGATACTCATACATGGCGGTTGAAAAAGAAATCAACACCGCCGTTAAGCAAATTTTAATGTTGGGCGCAGTTGCCATTACCCTGGGAGGTATCATGGCGTATGTACTGGCCTGGTTTATCGCCGCCCCCATCAAAAGAATTAGAGACGCCACAAAGCAGCTTGCGGCAGGTAATCAGCCGGCGTTTATAGAAATCAAAAGTGCCGATGAGATCGGTGCACTGGCTCAATCCTTCAATGATATGGCCACGGAATTGACCCGGCATCGCACCCATCTCCAGAATCTGGTGGATGAAAGGACCAAGGCCCTAAGAGAGCTGGCGCTGCATATTCAATTGGCCAAAGAAGAAGAGGCCAAGCGAATTGCCGGAGAAATTCATGATGAACTGGGACAAAGCCTGACCGCTTTGAAGATTGACCTTCACTGGCTTAAGGGACAGTTGCCTGAAAATGTACCCGGGGTTCAGGATAAAATTTGCATTATGCTCAGGTTGATCGGTGAGACAATTAATTCTGTCCGTAAAATTTCATCACAGTTGCGTCCTGTCCTTCTGGATGATTTTGGTCTGTCCGCAGCCATGGAGTGGCAGGCCAAAGAGTTCTCGGACCGAACAGGAATTTCTTCCTATTTTTTTTCACGCCCGGAAAATATTGTTCCCCGACAGGATCATGCCGTTGCCCTTTTCCGTGTTTTTCAGGAAGCCTTGACAAATGTCGCCCGACATGCCGGTGCGACACGGGTTAAGGCCGGTCTGTGGGAGACATCAAATACCCTTGTAATGGAAGTGTGTGACAACGGAGTCGGTATTAAAAACTCTCAGATGTTGGATACCCGGTCTTTTGGTGTTATTGGTATGCATGAGCGGGTGAAGCGTTTGGGGGGTGAACTTGAAATTCATGGCCAAAGCGGGCAGGGCACAACCCTCAGGGCCTGGATTCCAAAGGGAGATACGTAA
- a CDS encoding phosphate/phosphite/phosphonate ABC transporter substrate-binding protein, which translates to MQLTIFQKILFSALEHNYKRAGSLLLAIASFVLLVWLPGYTQPLSKTFNLCIFPCTDETNSFRKFHPLVTYIKQTAGLNISLVFHDDLAGFERALKNGSLDFVIQDPHVYVKLSDKYNNAYILQALTSGKETTQCGVVVVRKDSGLKGIKDLKGKTVMFGSKLSSPRWIAARHLFEKNGIEIDRDLRDYFNKGCCEDVAFNVFLNVVDAGVVCDHFLQEHERRQQELGLDAAQLAVIAATDRVPTKIFSAVKAVRDDDTVKMVRALMHLDSQDSEHRRILESADLAGFRKASSQNLRQIMEWSARMQVD; encoded by the coding sequence ATGCAATTGACTATTTTTCAAAAAATATTGTTTAGTGCCTTGGAACATAATTATAAAAGGGCAGGAAGTCTGCTCCTGGCCATTGCCTCGTTTGTTTTGCTGGTGTGGCTCCCCGGTTATACCCAGCCTTTGTCCAAGACGTTTAACCTGTGTATATTCCCTTGCACGGATGAAACCAACAGTTTTAGAAAATTTCATCCGCTGGTGACCTACATCAAACAGACCGCCGGACTGAATATTTCTTTGGTGTTTCATGATGATTTGGCTGGTTTTGAACGGGCATTGAAAAACGGCAGCCTTGATTTCGTGATCCAGGACCCCCATGTTTATGTCAAACTGTCGGATAAATATAACAACGCATATATCCTGCAGGCGTTGACATCCGGTAAAGAGACCACCCAATGTGGCGTCGTTGTTGTTCGAAAGGACAGCGGCCTGAAAGGCATCAAGGACCTGAAAGGCAAAACGGTCATGTTCGGTTCAAAACTGTCCTCACCGCGATGGATTGCAGCCAGGCATCTATTTGAAAAGAACGGGATTGAGATCGACCGGGATCTGCGGGATTATTTCAATAAAGGATGCTGTGAGGACGTGGCATTTAATGTGTTTTTAAATGTTGTTGATGCCGGCGTGGTCTGCGATCATTTCCTTCAGGAACATGAGAGGCGGCAACAGGAACTTGGTTTGGACGCCGCACAGCTTGCCGTGATTGCCGCGACCGACCGAGTCCCCACAAAAATTTTCAGCGCCGTTAAAGCTGTCAGGGATGATGACACGGTAAAGATGGTCCGTGCCTTAATGCATCTTGACTCCCAGGATTCAGAACATCGTCGTATTCTGGAAAGTGCAGATCTTGCTGGGTTTCGTAAGGCATCTTCTCAAAATTTACGTCAAATCATGGAATGGTCGGCCCGAATGCAGGTCGATTGA
- a CDS encoding dialkylrecorsinol condensing enzyme, which produces MKKILIIHYSQTGQLTDIVQSVTAPFKNNETVSIVYENIKPKPAFPFPWSATQFCDVFPESVEGIPCEIEPVQFDPNESYDLVILAYQVWFLAPSLPITAFLNSPEAKVMNGRPVLTIIGCRNMWLLAHETVKQQIIKSGGRLFGNIVLGDRTNNLLGVLTIAIWMLSGKKKMFFGLLPDAGISDKDIHDASKFGTILMKSLKNNDPESIQETLNMHGAVTVVPQYILFEKRIQRIFKIWSKFILRKGERGNPARKFRVRLFLGYLFAAIAVIAPVSTVLSILAVKFKKDEIQNAIDYFSKNIV; this is translated from the coding sequence ATGAAAAAAATACTTATCATACACTATTCACAAACCGGTCAATTGACCGATATTGTTCAATCCGTAACAGCACCCTTCAAAAATAATGAAACCGTTTCTATCGTTTATGAAAACATCAAACCAAAACCGGCTTTTCCTTTTCCATGGTCGGCGACCCAGTTTTGCGATGTCTTTCCTGAATCTGTTGAGGGCATACCCTGTGAAATAGAGCCTGTTCAATTTGATCCAAATGAATCCTATGATTTGGTTATTCTTGCATACCAGGTCTGGTTTCTTGCCCCGTCGCTGCCCATCACAGCTTTTCTTAATTCCCCTGAAGCAAAAGTTATGAACGGGCGGCCCGTTTTGACCATCATCGGATGCAGAAATATGTGGCTGTTGGCCCATGAGACAGTGAAACAACAAATTATTAAATCCGGCGGTCGCCTGTTCGGCAATATCGTTCTTGGAGACAGAACCAATAATCTGCTCGGGGTGCTCACCATTGCCATTTGGATGTTGTCCGGTAAGAAAAAGATGTTTTTCGGGCTTTTGCCGGATGCCGGCATATCAGATAAGGATATTCATGACGCTTCAAAGTTTGGAACAATTTTGATGAAATCTTTAAAGAACAATGATCCCGAGTCGATTCAGGAAACGCTTAACATGCATGGTGCCGTCACCGTGGTGCCGCAATACATACTTTTTGAAAAACGCATCCAGCGAATTTTTAAAATTTGGTCAAAATTTATTCTAAGGAAAGGAGAAAGAGGTAATCCTGCTCGAAAATTTCGGGTCAGGCTTTTTCTGGGGTATCTTTTTGCCGCCATCGCCGTTATCGCCCCTGTGTCTACAGTTCTTTCCATACTGGCGGTTAAATTTAAAAAAGATGAGATTCAAAATGCAATTGACTATTTTTCAAAAAATATTGTTTAG